GCTGATTCAGAGGTGCTCGTTTGTACGGTAATAGGATTCCCATTAGGTGCGTCGACAACTGCAACGAAAGCATTTGAAACAGAAGATGCAATTCAAAATGGTGCAGATGAAATTGACATGGTCATCAACATCGGCGCATTAAAAGATGGACGTTTTGATGATGTACAACAAGACATTGAAGCAGTGGTTAAAGCTGCGAAAGGTCACACAGTAAAAGTGATTATTGAGACGGTATTGTTGGACCATGACGAAATTGTAAAAGCGAGTGAATTAACAAAAGCGGCTGGTGCGGACTTCGTTAAAACTTCAACAGGTTTTGCAGGTGGCGGTGCGACTGCAGAAGACGTTAAATTAATGAAAGATACAGTAGGTGCTGATGTAGAAGTAAAAGCATCAG
The genomic region above belongs to Staphylococcus aureus and contains:
- the deoC gene encoding deoxyribose-phosphate aldolase, with the translated sequence MKFEKYIDHTLLKPESTRTQIDQIIDEAKAYNFKSVCVNPTHVKYAAERLADSEVLVCTVIGFPLGASTTATKAFETEDAIQNGADEIDMVINIGALKDGRFDDVQQDIEAVVKAAKGHTVKVIIETVLLDHDEIVKASELTKAAGADFVKTSTGFAGGGATAEDVKLMKDTVGADVEVKASGGVRNLEDFNKMVEAGATRIGASAGVQIMQGLEADSDY